A DNA window from Neochlamydia sp. AcF84 contains the following coding sequences:
- a CDS encoding ATP-dependent Clp protease proteolytic subunit → MAKADKEKDNYSSIPFIRLEDRIDSVILESRRIFLSDAVDSNSAESIIRKLWYLELTAPGKPILFVINSPGGSVDSGFAIWDQIQLMKSPVTTLVCGLAASMGSVLSLSAAPKRRFATPQSRIMIHQPLIGGVIKGQATDLEIQAKEMLKTHEALIRLYMHQTGKDYETIQKAMDRDNWLSPQEALEFGLLDGIVHSIDDLEM, encoded by the coding sequence ATGGCTAAAGCAGATAAAGAAAAAGATAACTATAGCAGCATACCTTTTATTAGGCTCGAAGATCGTATAGATAGCGTAATCCTTGAATCCCGCCGCATTTTTTTAAGTGATGCGGTTGACAGCAATTCAGCCGAAAGCATTATTCGTAAGCTTTGGTATTTAGAACTTACGGCTCCAGGAAAACCTATTTTATTTGTAATCAATAGCCCCGGTGGTTCTGTCGACTCAGGATTTGCTATTTGGGATCAAATTCAACTTATGAAATCTCCTGTTACAACTTTAGTGTGCGGCTTAGCAGCCTCTATGGGCTCTGTATTAAGCCTTTCAGCAGCTCCGAAACGACGCTTTGCTACCCCTCAGTCAAGGATAATGATTCACCAACCTCTGATTGGAGGGGTGATTAAAGGCCAAGCGACTGATTTAGAGATTCAAGCAAAAGAAATGCTTAAGACGCATGAAGCTCTGATAAGACTTTACATGCATCAGACAGGTAAAGACTATGAAACCATTCAAAAAGCGATGGATCGCGATAACTGGTTAAGTCCCCAAGAAGCCCTAGAATTTGGTTTGCTAGATGGCATTGTTCATTCTATAGACGATTTAGAGATGTAA
- the dapF gene encoding diaminopimelate epimerase, whose product MLFNFSKYSGCGNDFILFDNRTSKLPALTPTLIQKLCARQKGIGADGVILLETSQKAHYKMRIFNADGSEAEMCGNGIRCLFKFTQECGIQEEWLNIETLFSTLKVSSEDEDVAVQMGSPSEIRWSLDLFPWTIHYLDTGVPHAVIFTDKLDFLNLNECGRTIRFHPLFAPRGVNVNFVQIDDQGILHVRTYERGVEQETLACGTGATAAALAAAKLHQLEGPLTVKVRSEDFLKIDFEYNKGCFTKVRMIGPAKLVFKGTVILEHALE is encoded by the coding sequence ATGCTATTTAATTTTTCAAAATACTCAGGATGTGGAAATGATTTCATCCTTTTTGATAATCGAACTTCTAAGCTTCCTGCTTTAACTCCTACCCTTATCCAAAAATTGTGCGCTCGGCAAAAAGGGATTGGGGCAGATGGGGTTATTCTTTTAGAAACATCGCAAAAGGCTCATTACAAAATGCGCATTTTTAACGCCGATGGTAGTGAAGCCGAAATGTGCGGAAATGGTATCCGCTGCCTATTCAAGTTTACTCAAGAATGTGGCATTCAAGAAGAGTGGCTGAATATTGAAACTTTATTTAGTACTTTGAAGGTTAGTTCTGAGGATGAGGATGTAGCTGTACAAATGGGAAGCCCTTCTGAAATACGATGGTCGCTTGATCTTTTTCCTTGGACAATTCATTATTTGGATACGGGCGTGCCTCATGCGGTAATCTTTACGGACAAACTCGATTTCTTAAATCTTAATGAATGTGGGCGCACCATACGCTTTCATCCTCTCTTTGCTCCACGCGGAGTTAATGTAAACTTTGTACAAATAGATGACCAAGGCATCCTTCATGTTAGAACCTATGAACGCGGGGTGGAGCAAGAAACACTTGCCTGTGGAACAGGAGCTACCGCAGCGGCATTAGCAGCTGCCAAGCTTCATCAATTAGAAGGCCCCTTAACTGTGAAAGTCCGCTCGGAAGATTTTCTGAAAATTGATTTTGAATATAATAAGGGCTGCTTTACCAAGGTGCGTATGATAGGGCCTGCAAAGCTAGTTTTTAAGGGGACAGTAATTCTTGAACATGCGCTGGAATGA
- a CDS encoding histone deacetylase yields MLSTLIVEDFLFTHHLTGSSHPESPYRFKVSRQALQTQGLLKRGGVLRPRLAEENELLLCHTPGYLQEVQDNIQQCIYSGSKDGSFQLSTGDVQICPASEKIARHAVGAVLNAVDSVMLAQARNAFCLVRPPGHHACMDKGMGFCLYNNVAIGARYACQRYGLRKVLIIDWDVHHGNGIQDIFYEDPTVFYFSTHNKRIYPGTGLSQEGGRGAGKGFNLNFPIEPHENPRQKIKEIFSYQLMESTKSFQPEFIFISAGFDAHAQDPLGGFNLTTPDFVDLTQIVKDLAEKYCKGRLVSALEGGYNLEVLKEVIPAHVQELLSP; encoded by the coding sequence ATGCTATCTACCCTCATTGTAGAAGACTTTCTCTTTACTCATCACCTCACAGGGTCTAGCCACCCTGAATCTCCTTATAGGTTTAAAGTAAGTAGGCAAGCTTTACAAACTCAAGGGCTATTAAAAAGAGGAGGTGTTCTTCGGCCTCGCCTAGCAGAAGAAAATGAGCTTTTGTTGTGTCATACTCCTGGCTATCTACAGGAAGTGCAAGATAATATTCAGCAATGTATTTATAGTGGCTCTAAAGATGGCTCTTTTCAACTTTCTACCGGAGATGTACAGATATGTCCTGCATCTGAAAAAATTGCACGCCATGCTGTTGGTGCTGTATTAAATGCTGTAGATAGCGTTATGCTTGCCCAAGCACGCAATGCTTTTTGTCTAGTGCGTCCACCAGGGCATCATGCCTGTATGGATAAGGGCATGGGCTTTTGCCTATATAACAATGTAGCCATCGGTGCGCGCTATGCTTGCCAAAGATACGGATTGCGAAAAGTTTTAATTATAGATTGGGACGTTCATCATGGCAACGGTATACAAGATATTTTTTATGAAGATCCTACAGTTTTTTACTTTAGCACCCATAATAAAAGAATCTATCCGGGTACAGGTTTAAGCCAGGAAGGGGGAAGAGGGGCTGGCAAAGGGTTTAATCTTAACTTTCCTATCGAGCCCCACGAGAATCCTCGACAGAAAATTAAAGAAATTTTTAGTTACCAGCTTATGGAAAGTACAAAAAGCTTTCAACCCGAGTTTATTTTTATTTCGGCAGGTTTTGATGCACATGCACAGGATCCTTTAGGAGGCTTTAATTTGACTACACCAGATTTTGTAGATTTGACACAAATTGTTAAAGATTTAGCAGAAAAGTATTGTAAAGGTCGCTTAGTATCGGCATTGGAAGGTGGCTATAACTTAGAAGTTTTAAAAGAAGTCATTCCAGCGCATGTTCAAGAATTACTGTCCCCTTAA